A stretch of the Thiomicrospira pelophila DSM 1534 genome encodes the following:
- a CDS encoding CinA family protein: MELNALVTQVGEALKSHNIMAVTAESCTGGMIAEALTSVAGSSAWFDRAYVTYSYESKREMLGVKETTIQRSGSVSKDCVTEMALGALQQSHAEVSVACSGIAGPSGGSPDKPVGTVWLAWARQGHGDIVTKKMLFEGDRDAVRLQTTQVALEGLLEILQN; encoded by the coding sequence ATGGAATTGAATGCATTGGTCACTCAAGTGGGAGAGGCTTTAAAGAGCCATAATATTATGGCGGTCACAGCCGAATCTTGTACGGGTGGCATGATTGCAGAAGCCTTGACATCGGTGGCCGGCAGTTCGGCCTGGTTTGATCGGGCTTATGTTACCTATAGCTACGAGTCTAAGCGAGAAATGCTGGGTGTAAAAGAAACCACTATTCAGCGCAGCGGCTCGGTGAGCAAAGATTGTGTCACCGAAATGGCGTTGGGCGCGTTACAACAATCACACGCCGAAGTGAGTGTCGCTTGCAGTGGCATTGCCGGACCAAGCGGTGGCTCGCCAGACAAACCTGTGGGTACGGTTTGGTTAGCTTGGGCACGTCAGGGTCATGGTGATATTGTCACCAAAAAAATGCTATTTGAAGGCGATCGTGATGCGGTGCGTTTGCAAACTACACAGGTCGCGTTAGAAGGCTTGTTGGAAATTTTACAAAATTAG
- a CDS encoding heme ABC transporter ATP-binding protein has protein sequence MVSPPQKYLGDNRGVLNMLEAQSINYTIGNKAILSEVSLQVKAGEIWVVLGPNGAGKSSLLNVLSGELNRFQSQVFLNQQPLTSYTSSQLARLRAVMPQSVGLEFGFLVKEVVALGLLDTSRDKVEGLVNQALTLFDVTHLAERNYLTLSGGEKQRTHLARVMAQVLNPLTLAEERFLLLDECTSNLDLAHQQKVFKVLKQCVREQKMGVVAVLHDLNLASQFADKALLMHEGAVYASGRVESVLTQNNIETVYQSSVEVIERPGAWPIIVPNGS, from the coding sequence GTGGTCAGTCCTCCGCAGAAATATCTAGGGGATAATCGAGGTGTCCTAAATATGCTAGAAGCTCAATCTATTAATTATACAATTGGCAATAAGGCCATATTGAGTGAAGTATCTTTGCAGGTAAAAGCCGGTGAGATATGGGTAGTTTTAGGGCCAAATGGCGCCGGTAAGTCTAGTTTGTTAAATGTGTTATCGGGCGAACTCAACAGGTTTCAATCCCAAGTATTTCTAAATCAGCAGCCTTTAACATCATACACTTCCAGTCAATTAGCGAGATTACGTGCGGTGATGCCTCAGTCGGTTGGACTAGAGTTTGGCTTCTTGGTAAAAGAGGTGGTCGCGCTGGGTTTATTGGACACATCACGAGATAAAGTTGAAGGTTTGGTGAATCAAGCTTTGACTTTATTTGATGTCACTCACTTGGCTGAGCGTAATTATTTAACGCTGTCAGGTGGCGAAAAACAACGTACCCATTTAGCCCGTGTAATGGCGCAAGTTTTAAACCCTTTAACCTTGGCTGAAGAGCGTTTTTTGCTATTAGATGAATGCACCTCTAACCTAGATTTAGCTCATCAACAGAAGGTTTTTAAGGTGTTGAAGCAATGTGTTCGCGAGCAAAAAATGGGTGTCGTTGCTGTGTTGCATGATCTAAACTTAGCATCGCAGTTTGCGGATAAAGCCTTGTTGATGCATGAAGGGGCGGTCTATGCGAGTGGTCGAGTTGAATCGGTGTTGACCCAGAATAATATAGAAACGGTATACCAAAGTTCGGTAGAGGTGATTGAGCGACCAGGCGCTTGGCCCATCATTGTTCCTAACGGTTCTTAA
- a CDS encoding aspartate kinase: MALIVQKYGGTSVGTLERIQNVAKKVSKFVDEGHQVVVVLSAMSGETNRLTDMAKTMQERPSKREMDMLLTTGEQVTIALLSMALQQSGHDAISYTGWQVPIQTDEVHTKARIDSINAQKIQDQLDLNKVVVVAGFQGVTANGDISTLGRGGSDTTAVALAAALKAEECQIYTDVDGVYTTDPRMVPEARRLETITFDEMLEMASLGAKVLQIRSVEFASKYKVPLRVLSSLKEGGGTLITSEDDQMEKPLISGIAFNRDESKLQVLGVPDKPGVAYAILGPIADANIEIDMIIQNQGQDGTTDFTFTVHRNDRAHALEILNAVSSEVGAREVVYDDTIAKVSLVGVGMRSHVGIASRMFKVLADKDINIQMIATTEIKISVVINESQLETAVKTLHEKFELDQA, translated from the coding sequence ATGGCATTGATTGTCCAAAAATACGGCGGCACGTCGGTCGGCACGTTGGAACGTATCCAAAACGTAGCCAAAAAAGTGTCAAAGTTTGTTGATGAAGGTCATCAGGTTGTAGTGGTATTATCCGCTATGTCTGGCGAGACCAACCGATTAACCGATATGGCTAAAACCATGCAAGAGCGCCCGTCCAAACGTGAAATGGATATGCTTTTGACGACTGGTGAGCAAGTAACTATTGCCTTATTGAGCATGGCGTTACAACAAAGCGGTCATGATGCGATTTCCTATACGGGTTGGCAAGTGCCAATTCAAACCGACGAAGTTCACACAAAAGCCCGCATTGACAGCATTAATGCGCAAAAGATTCAAGATCAGTTGGACTTAAATAAAGTGGTTGTGGTCGCTGGTTTCCAAGGTGTGACTGCGAATGGCGATATTTCGACTTTAGGGCGCGGCGGTTCTGATACCACGGCGGTTGCCTTGGCGGCCGCGCTAAAAGCCGAAGAGTGCCAAATATACACGGATGTGGACGGCGTATATACAACGGACCCACGCATGGTTCCAGAAGCGCGACGTTTAGAGACCATTACCTTTGATGAAATGTTGGAAATGGCGAGCTTAGGTGCCAAAGTATTGCAAATTCGTTCGGTCGAATTTGCCAGCAAATACAAAGTGCCGTTACGCGTATTGTCTTCGCTTAAAGAAGGCGGTGGAACCCTAATTACATCTGAGGATGATCAAATGGAAAAACCTTTAATTTCAGGCATTGCGTTTAACCGCGATGAGTCAAAACTACAAGTATTGGGCGTGCCAGATAAACCTGGTGTGGCGTATGCGATTTTGGGGCCAATTGCGGATGCGAATATCGAAATTGATATGATTATCCAGAACCAAGGCCAAGACGGCACAACTGACTTTACCTTTACCGTGCATCGCAATGATCGCGCTCATGCGTTGGAAATTCTGAATGCGGTATCAAGTGAAGTAGGTGCGCGCGAAGTGGTATATGACGATACGATTGCTAAAGTATCTTTAGTCGGTGTTGGTATGCGTTCGCACGTAGGGATCGCCAGCCGTATGTTTAAAGTATTAGCGGATAAAGATATCAATATTCAAATGATCGCGACCACCGAAATCAAAATTTCTGTGGTGATTAATGAAAGCCAGTTAGAGACGGCCGTTAAGACTTTGCACGAAAAGTTTGAGCTAGATCAGGCTTAA
- the recA gene encoding recombinase RecA — MDENKQKALAAALGQIEKQFGKGSVMRMGDSTASRDIESISTGSLGLDIALGIGGLPKGRVVEIYGPESSGKTTLTLHAIAEAQKKGGVAAFVDAEHALDPSYAEKLGVDVDNLLVSQPDTGEQALEIADMLVRSGGVDIVVIDSVAALTPKAEIEGDMGDSHMGLQARLMSQALRKLTANIKRTNTLVIFINQIRMKIGVMFGSPETTTGGNALKFYASVRLDIRRIGAIKKGDEILGNETRVKVVKNKVAPPFKQVEFDILYGQGISREGEIVDLGVQEKLIDKAGAWYSYNGEKIGQGKDNARQFLKDNPEISQTLQAQIKERLMPKPGSKTSAAAEFDLDEIPD, encoded by the coding sequence ATGGACGAAAATAAACAAAAAGCGCTGGCGGCGGCACTAGGTCAAATTGAAAAGCAATTTGGTAAAGGTTCAGTTATGCGCATGGGCGACTCAACGGCGTCGCGTGACATTGAGTCCATCTCAACCGGTTCGTTAGGGTTGGATATTGCGTTAGGAATAGGCGGTTTGCCAAAAGGGCGCGTAGTCGAAATTTACGGACCAGAATCGTCCGGTAAAACCACTTTAACCCTGCACGCGATTGCTGAAGCCCAAAAGAAGGGTGGCGTGGCCGCATTTGTGGATGCCGAACATGCGTTAGACCCATCTTATGCTGAAAAACTGGGTGTGGATGTCGACAATCTATTAGTGTCGCAGCCGGATACCGGTGAGCAGGCGCTTGAGATCGCCGACATGCTAGTGCGTTCCGGTGGGGTTGATATTGTGGTGATCGACTCGGTCGCCGCTTTGACACCTAAGGCCGAAATTGAAGGCGACATGGGTGATTCACACATGGGTCTGCAAGCGCGCTTAATGTCGCAAGCCTTGCGTAAATTGACCGCCAACATCAAACGCACCAATACCTTGGTGATCTTTATTAACCAAATTCGTATGAAAATTGGCGTTATGTTTGGTAGTCCTGAAACCACCACCGGCGGTAATGCATTGAAATTTTATGCTTCAGTACGTTTGGATATTCGCCGCATTGGGGCGATTAAAAAAGGCGACGAAATTCTGGGTAACGAAACCCGCGTTAAAGTGGTAAAAAACAAAGTCGCGCCGCCATTTAAACAAGTTGAATTTGATATTTTGTATGGCCAAGGTATTTCGCGTGAAGGCGAAATTGTGGATCTAGGTGTACAAGAAAAGCTGATTGACAAAGCGGGCGCTTGGTATAGCTATAACGGCGAAAAAATTGGTCAGGGTAAAGACAATGCCCGTCAGTTCTTGAAAGACAATCCAGAGATCTCCCAGACCTTGCAAGCGCAAATAAAAGAACGCTTAATGCCGAAGCCGGGTTCAAAGACTTCAGCCGCCGCTGAGTTTGATTTGGATGAAATACCAGACTAA
- a CDS encoding regulatory protein RecX, giving the protein MKYQTKQASVKSPEDLFKTMLGRAQYLLAMREHGAKELKAKLCQKFAEYEQAPGLVDDVIQCCQQKKWQSDERYVESYVRMAMQKGQGPLKIRQALMRASDDQAIMDAHLNLGDDVWCDIAQQALEKKYQDAYKPTERKEHAKRLRFLQSRGFSGSQCYKAFKS; this is encoded by the coding sequence ATGAAATACCAGACTAAGCAGGCAAGCGTAAAATCCCCCGAGGATTTGTTTAAAACCATGCTCGGGCGTGCGCAATATTTGCTTGCGATGCGTGAGCATGGCGCAAAAGAACTCAAAGCTAAATTGTGTCAAAAGTTTGCCGAATATGAGCAGGCACCAGGCCTGGTGGATGACGTGATCCAGTGTTGCCAGCAAAAAAAATGGCAAAGTGATGAGCGTTATGTCGAGTCCTATGTGCGCATGGCGATGCAGAAAGGGCAGGGCCCATTAAAAATTCGCCAAGCTTTAATGCGCGCAAGTGATGACCAGGCCATTATGGATGCGCATTTAAACCTGGGGGACGATGTCTGGTGTGACATCGCACAGCAAGCTCTGGAAAAAAAATACCAGGATGCTTATAAACCTACAGAGCGTAAAGAACATGCTAAACGCTTACGCTTTTTGCAAAGCCGAGGATTCAGTGGCTCGCAATGTTACAAAGCGTTTAAATCCTGA
- the trxA gene encoding thioredoxin, translating to MSQALIADVSADNFQQVVIENSNQIPVLVDFWAPWCGPCKSVMPILEKLAEEYAGLFLLAKINIDDHSALADQYAVRSVPSFKLFKQGEMVAELTGGQPESAFRELLDAHIARPSDAIRAQAQQAFVSGQMDQALALLGEAAQLDPLNHKVHLDLVQMYLQTGHLDKATNLFNKLPDEAKNSTEGKPMSVILSFAEIMQTTDDIQTLQKKLADNPNDPAALYGFASILVMHREYEKAMQTLLKLFSVDRSYADGGAQKGLIKLFDMLAEQAPGLVKAYRRKLQTLLY from the coding sequence ATGAGCCAAGCTTTAATCGCCGATGTAAGTGCGGACAACTTTCAACAAGTCGTGATTGAAAACTCAAATCAAATTCCAGTATTAGTCGATTTTTGGGCGCCTTGGTGCGGACCGTGTAAATCGGTGATGCCGATTTTAGAAAAATTGGCCGAAGAGTATGCCGGCTTGTTTTTACTTGCCAAGATCAATATTGATGACCACTCAGCGTTGGCCGATCAATATGCCGTGCGCTCAGTGCCCAGCTTTAAACTTTTTAAACAAGGCGAAATGGTGGCCGAACTAACTGGCGGCCAACCTGAATCAGCTTTTCGTGAATTATTGGATGCACATATTGCGCGCCCGTCGGATGCCATTCGTGCGCAAGCGCAACAAGCGTTTGTATCCGGCCAGATGGATCAAGCGCTCGCGTTACTTGGAGAGGCGGCTCAACTTGATCCGCTCAATCACAAGGTTCACTTGGATTTGGTGCAAATGTATTTGCAAACCGGTCATTTAGATAAAGCCACCAACCTTTTTAACAAGCTACCGGATGAAGCCAAGAATTCAACCGAAGGCAAACCCATGTCGGTGATTCTGAGTTTTGCTGAAATTATGCAAACTACGGATGATATTCAGACCTTACAAAAAAAGTTGGCTGACAATCCGAATGATCCAGCCGCACTTTATGGATTCGCCAGTATTTTGGTGATGCATCGTGAATATGAAAAAGCCATGCAAACTCTGCTTAAATTGTTTAGCGTTGATCGAAGTTATGCCGATGGCGGTGCACAAAAAGGACTCATCAAGCTGTTTGATATGTTGGCTGAGCAAGCACCAGGCCTGGTTAAAGCCTATCGCCGTAAGCTCCAAACTTTACTTTATTAA
- the alaS gene encoding alanine--tRNA ligase codes for MTSAELRQAFIDYFAEKNHTPVHSSPVIPAEDPTLLFTNAGMVQFKDTFLGHEKRDYTRAVSVQRCIRAGGKHNDLENVGYTARHHTFFEMLGNFSFGDYFKHEAIAFAWEFLTKRLGLPEEKLWVTVFNEDDETADIWLKQVGVSAERFSRCGAKDNFWSMGDTGPCGPCTEIFYDHGPDVAGGPPGSPDEDGDRYIEIWNLVFMQFDRSKDGTLTPLPKPSVDTGMGLERLAAVLQGVHNNYDIDLFKTLVKAASDLTGETDLTNNSLRVIADHIRSCAFTIVDGVLPSNEGRGYVLRRIIRRAIRHGYKLGQKQAFFHKLVAPLVSEMGEAYPELKSQQAEAERALKLEEERFAETLENGMRLLDEVIEALTDKQIPGEAVFKLYDTYGFPLDLTADIARERGLTIDEAGFEQSMQAQRERARAASSFSSQGQTRVEFEGKTDFIGYDQDCATVKVLAIFKDGQSVDKLEEGQAGLVIMDKTPFYAESGGQVGDSGSLTEGMHSFHVNDVQKQGSLFLHLGEMTAGVLAVGQAVEARIDVGARRASERNHSATHLLHAALRQVLGSHVAQKGSLVSPDRLRFDFAHFEPISAEQLREIERLVNHNIMMNFPVGTQQMDIDSAKQMGAMALFGEKYGDVVRVVDMGDFSIELCGGTHVNSTGNIGPFRILSEGGVASGVRRIEAITGEGAWQTIYELENVIGQVANLTKADKAHVVDKVGQLVASQRDLEKQMQQMQSKLAANQGEEILQQVKSVNGINLLAAQMQGADANLLRETLDKLKDKIEPAVILLAAVDGEKVSLVAGVSKSATDRFKAGELVNFVAQQVGGKGGGRPDMAMAGGKEPANLPQALASIEAWVESK; via the coding sequence ATGACCAGTGCAGAACTCAGACAAGCGTTTATTGATTATTTTGCCGAAAAGAATCACACGCCCGTACATTCCAGCCCCGTGATTCCGGCCGAAGATCCGACGCTGTTATTTACCAATGCCGGTATGGTGCAGTTTAAAGACACCTTTCTCGGCCATGAAAAACGCGACTATACGCGTGCGGTGAGTGTGCAGCGTTGTATTCGAGCCGGTGGTAAACACAACGATTTAGAGAACGTCGGTTATACCGCGCGTCACCATACCTTCTTTGAAATGCTGGGTAACTTCAGTTTTGGCGATTACTTCAAACACGAAGCCATCGCATTTGCTTGGGAGTTTCTAACCAAACGTTTGGGCTTGCCTGAAGAAAAGCTTTGGGTCACTGTATTTAATGAAGACGATGAAACGGCGGATATTTGGTTAAAACAAGTCGGCGTAAGCGCGGAGCGTTTTTCTCGTTGTGGTGCGAAAGACAACTTCTGGTCAATGGGCGACACTGGGCCTTGCGGGCCTTGCACCGAAATCTTTTACGACCACGGGCCAGATGTGGCCGGTGGGCCGCCTGGTTCGCCAGATGAAGATGGCGATCGCTATATCGAAATTTGGAACCTGGTGTTCATGCAGTTTGATCGCTCGAAAGACGGCACGTTAACACCTTTGCCGAAACCTTCAGTCGATACCGGTATGGGCTTGGAGCGTTTAGCCGCAGTATTGCAAGGCGTGCATAATAATTATGATATCGACCTGTTTAAAACCTTGGTAAAAGCGGCCTCCGACTTAACTGGCGAAACCGACTTAACTAACAATTCCTTGCGCGTCATTGCCGATCACATTCGTTCTTGTGCCTTTACGATTGTGGATGGTGTATTGCCATCCAACGAAGGCCGAGGTTATGTGTTGCGTCGCATTATTCGTCGTGCGATTCGTCACGGTTATAAACTAGGTCAAAAACAAGCGTTTTTCCATAAGCTGGTGGCACCTTTGGTATCCGAAATGGGCGAAGCCTATCCAGAGCTAAAATCCCAGCAGGCCGAAGCTGAGCGCGCACTTAAACTGGAGGAAGAACGTTTTGCCGAAACCCTTGAAAACGGCATGCGGTTGTTAGATGAAGTGATTGAAGCTCTAACCGACAAACAAATTCCGGGAGAAGCCGTATTTAAACTTTACGACACCTACGGATTTCCGCTTGATCTAACCGCTGATATTGCGCGCGAACGGGGTTTGACAATCGATGAAGCTGGTTTTGAACAATCCATGCAAGCTCAGCGCGAACGTGCGCGTGCCGCTAGTAGCTTTAGCTCGCAAGGTCAAACACGAGTTGAGTTTGAAGGCAAAACCGATTTTATCGGTTACGACCAAGATTGCGCCACAGTTAAAGTATTGGCGATTTTTAAAGATGGCCAGTCGGTTGATAAGTTAGAAGAGGGCCAAGCTGGCCTGGTGATTATGGATAAAACGCCGTTTTATGCCGAATCTGGCGGGCAGGTGGGCGATAGCGGTTCGTTAACCGAAGGTATGCATAGTTTTCATGTGAACGATGTGCAAAAACAGGGTAGCTTGTTTTTACATCTAGGCGAAATGACCGCTGGGGTGTTGGCGGTGGGTCAGGCGGTTGAAGCGCGTATTGATGTCGGTGCACGTCGTGCTTCTGAGCGCAATCACTCGGCGACCCACTTATTGCACGCGGCATTACGCCAAGTATTAGGGTCGCATGTGGCACAAAAAGGCTCACTGGTGTCGCCAGACCGTTTGCGTTTTGACTTTGCGCATTTTGAACCCATTTCGGCTGAGCAGTTGCGTGAGATTGAACGCCTTGTTAACCATAATATTATGATGAACTTCCCAGTCGGCACTCAGCAGATGGATATTGATTCGGCCAAACAAATGGGTGCGATGGCGCTGTTTGGCGAAAAATATGGTGATGTGGTTCGAGTCGTCGATATGGGCGATTTCTCGATTGAACTTTGTGGTGGCACGCATGTGAACTCTACCGGCAATATTGGTCCATTCCGAATTCTATCTGAAGGCGGTGTGGCGTCTGGAGTGCGTCGTATTGAAGCCATTACTGGTGAAGGTGCTTGGCAGACGATTTATGAACTAGAAAATGTCATAGGTCAGGTCGCAAACTTAACCAAAGCGGACAAAGCACACGTGGTCGATAAAGTCGGGCAACTGGTGGCGTCACAGCGCGATTTAGAGAAGCAAATGCAGCAAATGCAATCCAAACTTGCGGCCAACCAGGGCGAAGAGATTTTGCAACAAGTTAAATCCGTCAACGGTATTAACTTATTAGCGGCTCAAATGCAGGGTGCCGATGCGAATTTATTACGCGAAACCCTGGATAAGTTAAAGGATAAGATTGAACCAGCGGTGATTTTATTAGCCGCGGTTGATGGTGAGAAAGTCAGTTTAGTCGCGGGTGTCAGTAAATCGGCAACGGATCGTTTTAAAGCTGGTGAGCTGGTTAACTTTGTGGCACAACAAGTTGGCGGTAAAGGGGGCGGGCGTCCTGATATGGCAATGGCCGGAGGCAAAGAGCCAGCCAACTTACCGCAAGCTTTAGCTTCTATTGAAGCTTGGGTGGAATCAAAATAA
- a CDS encoding flagellar basal body rod protein FlgF → MDRMLYVSMSGAKEAMISQANNANNLANATTDGFKQDFNQFRAQHMEGPGWHTRTYSMDERPATDFTAGPIKVTGRSMDVATKENGFMAVLSPAGDEAYVRSASMQITAGGALVDVHGNPMLNEGGAPIVLPPVESVEIGRDGTISVIPVGAAANELVVIDQLRLVQPDVKQLEKGLDGFIRQKPGNDELVQAPVSVLNGALEGSNVNTATALVTMIELQRKYEMQVKMMKTTKDHGAASDKILSIR, encoded by the coding sequence ATGGATCGAATGCTATATGTCTCGATGAGTGGTGCGAAAGAAGCCATGATCTCGCAGGCCAATAATGCCAATAATCTGGCAAATGCAACCACGGACGGGTTTAAACAGGACTTCAACCAGTTCCGTGCCCAGCATATGGAAGGGCCGGGTTGGCATACACGTACCTATTCAATGGACGAGCGTCCGGCAACAGATTTTACCGCGGGGCCAATCAAGGTGACCGGACGTAGCATGGATGTGGCCACCAAAGAAAACGGTTTTATGGCGGTGTTATCGCCTGCGGGCGATGAAGCTTATGTGCGTTCAGCGAGTATGCAAATTACCGCCGGTGGTGCCTTGGTGGATGTGCACGGCAATCCGATGCTAAACGAAGGTGGTGCCCCAATTGTGTTGCCGCCAGTTGAGTCGGTTGAAATTGGTCGTGATGGTACGATTTCGGTTATTCCAGTTGGCGCCGCGGCAAATGAGCTAGTGGTGATTGATCAGCTACGTTTAGTGCAACCAGATGTGAAGCAGCTAGAAAAAGGTTTGGATGGTTTTATTCGTCAGAAGCCAGGTAATGACGAATTAGTGCAAGCGCCCGTATCGGTGCTAAATGGCGCGCTAGAAGGCAGTAACGTGAATACGGCGACGGCTTTGGTGACGATGATAGAGCTTCAGCGTAAATACGAAATGCAAGTCAAAATGATGAAGACCACCAAAGATCACGGTGCCGCATCAGACAAGATTTTATCAATTCGATAA
- the mutS gene encoding DNA mismatch repair protein MutS, producing the protein MSKSSSQHTPMMQQYLAIKADHPDRLVFYRMGDFYELFFEDAVKASRLLDITLTARGQSAGSPIPMAGIPHHSAEGYLAKLVKMGESVAICEQVGPVPDKGPVERKVVRVITPGTLTEDALLEANQENLLCACYQLDNHYALAYLDVASGRFEGCEFDDRTSFEDELKRLQPAECIVADQHELENLLSEQPGLVTLPGWHFDSQSAYRKMTEQLQTQDLIAFGCDDKPVLISAAGALLYYAQTMLQNELKQIQSFHTYSTQDSLILDAISRRNLELDSNLNGGTHNTLLSLLDQCSTAMGSRLLKRWLLLPLRDQTKINQRLNSVESLIKHDQVDALKTEFKPIGDLERILSRVALFSARPRDLLQLGRALNQLPTLQNRLAVFDDAGLKQLSQRIAEFPELADTLNRAILDNPPVLMRDGGVFKEGYDTELDELNNLKNEAGQFLMDLEQTERERTGISTLKVGYNRVHGYYIEVSKLQSSQVPLDYVRRQTLKGAERYIIPQLKAFEDKVLSAGDKALAREKQLYDELLHTINQSFKALQTCAQALAELDVITNFAQKAQQLNLTRPQLTQAPGLVVIQGRHLTVEALTDTPFIPNDSVFDDQRRLQIITGPNMGGKSTFMRQTALIAILAHIGCYVPAESAQIGLIDRIFTRIGASDDLTSGRSTFMVEMTETAHILHHATEQSLILMDEIGRGTSTFDGLALAWAIAEHMAKNVRGYCLFATHYFELTGLTEQFKNTVNIHLNAIEHHDKIVFLHQVQEGAASKSYGLQVASLAGVPKSVIGRAKEILQDLENHNTTSTNKEAQAKLGSGRTKTQANKTSKEAEIQYDLFNSGTSHPILTKLDDITPDEITPKQALDLLYELKKLR; encoded by the coding sequence ATGAGCAAATCCTCCAGCCAACACACCCCGATGATGCAACAATATCTTGCGATTAAAGCCGATCACCCAGATCGTTTAGTGTTTTACCGTATGGGCGATTTTTATGAATTGTTTTTCGAGGACGCGGTTAAAGCTTCTCGACTGTTAGATATCACCCTCACCGCAAGAGGCCAGTCGGCCGGCAGTCCGATTCCAATGGCGGGGATTCCACATCATAGTGCGGAAGGTTATTTAGCCAAGCTGGTCAAAATGGGGGAATCGGTCGCGATTTGTGAACAAGTTGGCCCTGTGCCGGATAAAGGCCCAGTAGAACGTAAAGTAGTACGTGTGATCACGCCGGGTACTTTGACAGAAGATGCGCTACTCGAAGCCAATCAAGAAAATCTATTGTGTGCCTGTTATCAGCTGGATAATCATTACGCGCTGGCGTATTTGGACGTGGCCAGCGGTCGGTTTGAAGGTTGTGAATTTGACGATAGAACCAGCTTTGAGGATGAATTAAAGCGCTTACAGCCAGCTGAATGTATTGTGGCCGATCAACACGAATTAGAAAACCTACTGAGCGAACAACCAGGCCTGGTGACTTTACCCGGTTGGCATTTTGATAGCCAAAGCGCCTATCGCAAAATGACCGAACAACTCCAAACTCAAGATTTGATTGCGTTCGGCTGTGACGATAAACCGGTGCTTATCAGTGCCGCTGGGGCATTATTGTATTACGCACAAACCATGTTGCAGAATGAGCTGAAACAAATTCAGAGCTTTCATACTTATTCCACTCAGGATTCGCTGATTTTAGATGCCATCAGCCGACGCAACCTTGAACTGGATAGCAATCTGAATGGCGGCACGCACAACACCCTGCTAAGCCTGTTAGACCAATGCAGTACAGCCATGGGCAGTCGCTTACTTAAGCGCTGGTTACTACTGCCTTTACGTGATCAAACTAAAATTAACCAACGTCTTAATAGTGTTGAGAGCTTAATTAAACATGATCAGGTTGATGCACTTAAAACCGAGTTTAAGCCGATTGGGGATTTGGAACGTATTTTAAGCCGCGTCGCATTATTTAGCGCCCGCCCACGAGATCTTTTACAACTTGGTCGCGCATTAAACCAACTGCCGACTTTACAGAATCGGCTGGCCGTTTTTGATGACGCCGGACTCAAACAGCTTAGTCAACGCATCGCAGAGTTTCCTGAATTAGCCGACACACTGAATCGTGCGATTCTTGATAATCCACCCGTGTTAATGCGTGATGGCGGCGTATTTAAGGAAGGTTATGACACGGAACTGGATGAGCTGAATAATTTAAAAAATGAAGCTGGTCAATTCTTAATGGATTTAGAGCAAACTGAGCGCGAACGCACTGGCATTTCGACACTAAAAGTTGGTTATAACCGTGTGCATGGTTATTACATCGAAGTGAGCAAACTGCAATCCTCTCAAGTCCCGCTGGATTATGTGCGCCGCCAAACCCTTAAAGGTGCCGAACGCTATATTATTCCGCAACTTAAAGCGTTTGAAGACAAGGTTTTAAGCGCGGGTGATAAAGCGCTGGCACGCGAAAAACAGCTTTACGATGAACTGTTGCACACTATTAACCAGTCTTTCAAAGCCCTGCAAACTTGTGCGCAAGCCTTGGCTGAATTGGATGTAATTACCAACTTTGCCCAAAAAGCTCAGCAACTGAATTTAACCCGTCCGCAATTAACTCAAGCACCAGGCCTGGTGGTGATTCAAGGTCGTCATTTAACGGTAGAAGCTTTAACTGACACACCGTTTATTCCAAATGACAGTGTGTTTGATGACCAACGCCGATTACAAATTATCACCGGCCCGAATATGGGCGGTAAATCTACCTTTATGCGCCAAACCGCTCTAATCGCGATCTTGGCGCACATTGGTTGCTATGTACCGGCGGAGTCGGCTCAAATTGGTTTAATTGATCGTATATTTACACGTATCGGCGCATCAGATGATTTAACCAGTGGCCGCTCGACCTTTATGGTTGAAATGACTGAAACCGCGCATATCTTGCATCATGCTACCGAACAGTCGTTGATTTTAATGGATGAAATTGGACGCGGCACCTCCACCTTTGATGGCTTGGCTTTAGCTTGGGCGATTGCGGAACATATGGCCAAAAATGTGCGCGGCTATTGCTTGTTTGCCACGCATTATTTTGAGCTCACCGGCCTGACGGAGCAGTTTAAAAACACAGTTAACATCCATTTAAATGCGATTGAGCATCACGATAAAATTGTGTTTCTGCATCAAGTTCAAGAAGGCGCGGCGTCTAAAAGCTATGGCTTACAGGTTGCCTCCCTTGCAGGAGTTCCGAAAAGCGTAATCGGACGTGCCAAGGAGATTCTGCAGGATTTAGAAAACCACAACACCACCTCCACAAACAAAGAAGCGCAAGCCAAGCTTGGCTCAGGACGCACAAAAACCCAAGCTAACAAGACATCAAAAGAGGCCGAAATTCAATACGACCTCTTTAATTCGGGCACATCGCACCCTATATTAACTAAACTTGATGATATTACACCCGATGAAATCACGCCTAAACAGGCGCTCGATTTACTTTATGAACTCAAAAAACTGCGCTAA